In the genome of Negativicoccus succinicivorans, one region contains:
- a CDS encoding PPK2 family polyphosphate kinase, which yields MDVKRYLVHHKDKLDLKNIPTAPPKEADKQTVKEELFPEVLEKLKVYQERLYAENKHGIIVVLQAMDAAGKDGLIKHVYTVLNPQGVRVATFKQPSSEELDRDYLWRVNRALPRRGEIGIFNRSHYEDVIVTRVHNLLKDQNFPGSDVEIDKEFWQERFRQINDWERYLHENGYFMLKFFLHVSKEEQAERLIDRIKRPEKNWKFSMADINERKYWNNYQHVYADMIQATSTKYAPWYILPADKKWYTRYLAAQATLQLLKQLDPQFPALSGAEKEHLEHWQKVLAKDKNMTLEDLFG from the coding sequence ATGGACGTCAAACGGTATCTCGTGCATCATAAAGACAAGTTGGATTTGAAAAATATTCCGACGGCTCCCCCGAAAGAAGCGGATAAACAGACGGTAAAAGAAGAACTGTTTCCGGAAGTGTTGGAAAAACTGAAGGTTTACCAGGAACGGCTTTATGCAGAAAATAAACATGGCATTATCGTCGTTTTGCAAGCGATGGATGCGGCGGGTAAAGACGGTCTCATCAAGCATGTCTACACCGTTCTTAATCCGCAAGGCGTACGGGTCGCCACCTTTAAACAGCCGTCGAGCGAAGAGTTGGATCGCGACTATCTCTGGCGCGTCAATCGGGCTTTACCGCGGCGCGGCGAAATCGGCATTTTCAATCGCTCCCATTATGAAGACGTCATCGTTACGCGCGTTCATAATTTATTGAAAGATCAAAACTTTCCGGGCAGCGATGTCGAAATCGACAAGGAGTTTTGGCAGGAACGCTTTCGCCAAATCAATGATTGGGAGCGTTACTTGCATGAAAACGGCTACTTTATGCTGAAATTTTTCTTACACGTTTCGAAAGAAGAGCAGGCGGAGCGGCTGATTGATCGAATCAAACGGCCGGAAAAAAATTGGAAATTTTCCATGGCCGATATCAATGAACGCAAGTATTGGAACAATTATCAGCATGTGTATGCGGATATGATTCAGGCTACGTCAACGAAGTATGCGCCCTGGTATATCTTGCCGGCGGATAAGAAATGGTACACACGTTACTTGGCGGCGCAGGCGACTTTACAGCTGTTGAAACAATTAGATCCGCAATTCCCGGCACTATCCGGCGCGGAAAAGGAACATTTGGAGCACTGGCAAAAAGTCTTGGCGAAAGACAAAAACATGACCCTGGAAGATTTATTCGGATAA
- the yidD gene encoding membrane protein insertion efficiency factor YidD, with product MLTRILIGMIDFYRRFLSPLKPPTCRFYPTCSSYAREAILRFGPRRGSWLALRRLLKCHPLHPGGYDPVPPARASLKEEPSEYIQ from the coding sequence ATGTTGACGCGTATCTTAATCGGTATGATCGACTTTTACCGTCGCTTTCTTTCACCGTTGAAACCGCCGACATGTCGGTTTTATCCGACGTGCAGCAGTTATGCCCGCGAAGCGATACTGCGCTTCGGACCCCGGCGGGGAAGTTGGCTGGCGTTGCGACGCCTGCTGAAGTGTCATCCCTTGCATCCGGGAGGCTATGATCCCGTGCCGCCTGCCCGCGCATCCTTAAAGGAGGAACCGAGTGAGTATATTCAGTGA
- the brnQ gene encoding branched-chain amino acid transport system II carrier protein has translation MRGRTISRSAYVSIGLMLFALFFGAGNLIFPASLGQNAGLNFPEAILGFLFTGVGLPLLGVMAIGYSGSRDLQELASRVHPIFGLLFTILLYLTIGPFFAIPRTGTVSYEIGIKPFLGAATGNLELSIFLAVFFGLSWWFSISPAKLVSRIGKVLTPLLLLFLGILIVKSLISPIGPMQAPTKLYATSGLAFAQGFLDGYNTMDALASLVFGIIIVKSVKQYGAEFERDIAAATFKAGLIAAICLGVVYVFIGNIGATSVTGIGMQETGAPVLSLSTQFYFGDPGAFILAIIVVLACLTTSIGLITSCSTYFNELVPALSYRVWVCIFSVFSAVIGMFGLSTIISAAIPVLMFLYPLTMVMMALTFLAPLFDNRQAGYLITQLFTLVPALYDGLRTAGFEMPALTNWMATNLPLFDYGLGWVSFAVIGFILALCYVKFVKKTPTTV, from the coding sequence ATGCGAGGACGGACTATTTCTCGTTCTGCCTATGTATCCATAGGCCTCATGTTATTTGCATTATTTTTCGGAGCGGGAAACTTGATTTTCCCGGCCTCTCTGGGACAAAATGCCGGTTTGAATTTTCCGGAAGCGATTTTGGGCTTTTTGTTTACCGGCGTCGGTCTGCCCCTGTTGGGCGTCATGGCTATCGGCTACTCCGGCAGTCGTGACCTGCAGGAGCTCGCATCGCGTGTCCATCCGATTTTCGGTCTTTTATTTACGATTTTATTGTACCTGACGATCGGACCGTTTTTCGCCATCCCGCGTACGGGAACGGTGTCGTATGAAATCGGCATTAAACCGTTTTTGGGCGCCGCCACGGGCAATTTGGAATTGTCGATTTTTCTCGCCGTGTTCTTCGGTCTTTCGTGGTGGTTCTCCATTTCACCGGCCAAACTCGTTTCGCGTATCGGTAAAGTATTGACGCCGCTCTTACTTTTATTCCTCGGCATACTGATCGTGAAATCTCTGATTTCGCCGATCGGGCCGATGCAGGCTCCGACGAAGCTGTACGCGACCTCCGGTCTGGCGTTTGCGCAGGGCTTCTTGGACGGTTACAACACGATGGATGCGTTGGCATCCTTAGTCTTCGGCATCATCATCGTTAAATCCGTCAAACAGTACGGCGCGGAATTTGAACGCGATATCGCGGCGGCTACGTTTAAAGCCGGCTTGATTGCCGCAATCTGCCTGGGCGTTGTCTACGTCTTTATCGGCAACATCGGGGCGACCAGCGTCACCGGCATCGGCATGCAGGAAACAGGCGCGCCGGTCCTCTCGCTTTCGACGCAATTTTACTTTGGCGATCCGGGCGCATTCATTTTGGCTATCATCGTCGTCTTGGCGTGTCTGACGACAAGCATCGGTTTGATTACGTCCTGCTCGACGTATTTCAACGAATTGGTACCGGCGCTTTCGTATCGTGTGTGGGTATGTATTTTCTCCGTATTCTCCGCGGTCATCGGTATGTTCGGTTTGTCGACGATCATTTCCGCCGCGATTCCGGTGCTGATGTTCCTGTATCCGCTGACAATGGTCATGATGGCGCTGACGTTTTTGGCACCGCTTTTTGACAATCGTCAGGCGGGCTACCTCATTACGCAACTCTTTACATTGGTTCCCGCGCTCTATGACGGGTTGCGTACCGCAGGTTTTGAAATGCCGGCCCTTACGAACTGGATGGCAACGAATTTACCGTTATTTGATTACGGTTTGGGCTGGGTATCATTTGCGGTCATCGGTTTCATTCTGGCGCTCTGCTATGTGAAATTCGTGAAAAAAACACCGACAACTGTCTAG
- the jag gene encoding RNA-binding cell elongation regulator Jag/EloR: MSHPIEFTGKTVEEATAKALAELQVARGEVNVDVLSEGSKGIFGIGAKEARILVTKLYGELTESEVDEEIAKADYIVPREELTEASERQAQMSAGLEAATGIEVQNEEPVIETSATVAEEPQAAEEKAGADAAENDDAAAEAVTNHRPQSAFSADEQAETAQRAKAFLQSVTDAMGLDVMIEKRLTTERILLQLHGRGLGVLIGKHGKTLDSLQYLTNLAANQSGRGRYFVMLDVEDYRERRQATLESLAIRMANRVKRSQRPLVLEPMNAYERKIIHLTLQDDPDVYTKSEGELDNRHLVIHYKQ; the protein is encoded by the coding sequence ATGAGCCATCCAATCGAGTTTACGGGCAAAACCGTGGAAGAAGCTACCGCGAAAGCGTTAGCAGAGCTGCAAGTCGCGCGCGGTGAAGTGAATGTAGATGTACTGTCGGAGGGGTCAAAGGGTATCTTCGGTATCGGCGCTAAAGAGGCGCGCATCCTGGTTACCAAATTGTATGGTGAGCTGACGGAATCGGAAGTCGATGAAGAGATCGCGAAAGCGGATTATATCGTACCGCGCGAAGAATTGACGGAAGCGTCGGAGCGTCAGGCTCAAATGTCCGCAGGTCTCGAAGCCGCCACGGGTATCGAAGTGCAAAACGAAGAGCCGGTCATCGAAACGTCGGCGACCGTCGCAGAGGAGCCGCAAGCAGCGGAAGAGAAAGCCGGAGCGGATGCAGCGGAGAACGACGATGCGGCCGCCGAGGCGGTGACAAATCATCGCCCTCAAAGCGCATTTTCGGCGGATGAACAGGCGGAAACGGCGCAGCGCGCTAAAGCCTTTTTACAATCCGTCACCGATGCGATGGGCCTCGATGTGATGATCGAAAAACGTCTTACGACGGAACGGATTTTATTACAATTACACGGCCGCGGGTTAGGCGTTTTGATCGGTAAACACGGCAAAACGTTGGACTCGTTGCAGTATCTGACCAATTTAGCGGCCAATCAGAGCGGTCGCGGTCGGTATTTCGTCATGCTCGACGTGGAAGATTACCGCGAACGTCGGCAGGCGACTCTGGAATCGCTGGCCATTCGCATGGCGAACCGCGTCAAACGCAGCCAACGCCCCTTGGTGTTGGAGCCGATGAATGCGTATGAACGCAAAATCATTCATCTGACATTGCAGGACGATCCGGACGTCTACACGAAGAGTGAGGGCGAACTGGATAATCGCCACTTGGTGATTCACTACAAGCAGTAA
- a CDS encoding YidC/Oxa1 family membrane protein insertase, with protein sequence MQHFLSFCYELTQMAGFPSYGIAIIVMTILIRVLLLPLAIKQIRSMKSMQEMQPRIQEIQKKYKGDPQRIQMEMTKMYQELGVNPLSGCLPMLIQMPFLISIFYALRSYQYDPEHISFLWLPSLGATDPFYILPVLSALSTFIMQKQTMSSNNPAGSMAAQQQKIMLVFMPLFIGYISLSFPSGLVIYWVVSNLFQMAQQFIMFREKPKGAGAK encoded by the coding sequence ATGCAACATTTTTTATCGTTTTGCTACGAATTGACGCAGATGGCGGGATTCCCGAGTTACGGGATCGCAATTATTGTAATGACGATTCTGATTCGCGTGCTGCTTTTGCCGCTGGCGATTAAGCAGATCCGCTCGATGAAGAGCATGCAGGAAATGCAGCCGCGCATTCAGGAGATTCAAAAGAAATATAAAGGGGATCCGCAACGGATTCAAATGGAAATGACGAAGATGTATCAGGAGCTGGGCGTCAATCCGTTGTCGGGGTGCCTGCCGATGCTGATTCAGATGCCGTTTTTGATTTCGATTTTCTACGCGTTGCGCAGTTACCAATACGATCCCGAACATATCAGCTTTTTATGGCTGCCGAGCCTGGGCGCGACCGATCCGTTCTATATTTTACCGGTTTTGTCCGCGCTGTCGACGTTCATCATGCAAAAGCAAACGATGAGCAGCAACAATCCGGCGGGTTCTATGGCGGCGCAGCAACAAAAAATCATGCTGGTCTTTATGCCGCTTTTCATCGGCTACATCAGTTTGAGTTTTCCGAGCGGTCTGGTTATTTATTGGGTCGTTTCCAACTTATTCCAGATGGCGCAACAGTTTATCATGTTTCGTGAAAAGCCGAAGGGAGCAGGTGCCAAATGA
- the mnmG gene encoding tRNA uridine-5-carboxymethylaminomethyl(34) synthesis enzyme MnmG: MYEVASYDVIVIGAGHAGCEAGLAAARLGARTLLCTISLENIAMMPCNPAIGGPGKSQLVRELDALGGQMGIVADETAIQMRMLNRGKGPAVHALRAQNDKNAYHRRMKQIVENEPRLDVKQLMVTDLLVEDGRVTGIKTELDEAYRAKAVVLATGTYLQGEILIGTHKYSGGPNGYRASLQLADSLREHGVELRRFKTGTPSRVDLRTLSLERMERQDGDRDFHTFSFLSERKDRNATCCWLTYTNAETHAIIRANLERAPLYAGLVHGVGARYCPSIEDKVVRFADKERHQLFIEPEGLETNEMYVQGMSTSLPMDVQYAFLRTIPGLEHVEIMRPAYAIEYECLDPLQLTAGLRYKKCDGLFSAGQANGTSGYEEAAAQGFIAGINAAHYVLGKEPFTLTRAQAYIGTLIDDLVTKGTNEPYRMMTSRSEYRLLLRQDNADLRLTPLGRTLGLVSDERWARYEAKRAAVEEGHRKLSETMLTPTAETNAYLTSLGSAALKTGTTAAQLLRRPEISYRDIAHLLGWDDPGIDVREELSVSTKYEGYITKQQERIRRQQKMETTQLADDLPYDTLRGISIEARQKLQQIKPATLGQASRVSGVSPADITVLMIYLEQQRRQGVNYDA, from the coding sequence ATGTACGAAGTAGCAAGTTACGACGTGATCGTAATCGGCGCCGGCCATGCGGGCTGTGAAGCGGGCCTTGCCGCGGCGCGTTTGGGCGCGCGCACATTATTGTGCACGATCAGTTTGGAAAATATCGCGATGATGCCGTGCAATCCGGCGATCGGCGGTCCGGGTAAGAGCCAGCTCGTACGGGAGCTGGACGCGTTGGGCGGACAGATGGGGATAGTCGCCGATGAAACGGCGATTCAGATGCGCATGCTCAACCGGGGCAAAGGTCCGGCCGTCCATGCATTGCGCGCGCAAAATGATAAAAACGCGTACCATCGCCGCATGAAACAAATCGTTGAAAACGAACCGCGTCTGGACGTCAAGCAATTAATGGTAACAGATCTTCTGGTGGAGGACGGTCGCGTAACCGGCATTAAAACGGAGCTGGATGAAGCGTATCGCGCAAAAGCGGTTGTCTTGGCGACAGGGACGTATTTACAAGGTGAAATCCTGATCGGAACGCATAAGTACAGCGGCGGTCCGAACGGCTACCGCGCGAGTTTGCAACTTGCCGATTCATTGCGAGAGCATGGCGTCGAACTGCGTCGTTTCAAAACGGGCACGCCGAGCCGAGTCGATCTGCGTACGCTGTCACTTGAACGCATGGAACGTCAGGACGGCGACAGGGATTTTCACACATTTTCCTTTTTATCCGAACGCAAAGACCGCAACGCGACTTGTTGCTGGTTGACTTATACCAATGCGGAAACGCATGCGATTATTCGCGCCAACTTAGAGCGAGCTCCTTTATATGCGGGGCTGGTGCACGGCGTCGGCGCGCGCTATTGTCCTTCGATTGAAGATAAAGTGGTGCGCTTTGCGGATAAAGAACGGCATCAACTTTTCATCGAGCCGGAAGGTTTGGAAACGAACGAAATGTATGTCCAGGGCATGTCGACATCGCTGCCGATGGACGTGCAGTATGCTTTTTTGCGTACGATTCCCGGCTTGGAGCATGTCGAAATCATGCGTCCGGCGTACGCGATTGAATATGAATGCCTGGACCCGTTGCAGCTGACGGCGGGCTTGCGTTATAAAAAATGCGACGGACTTTTTTCCGCCGGCCAGGCCAACGGAACATCGGGTTATGAAGAAGCCGCGGCGCAGGGTTTCATCGCCGGCATTAACGCGGCGCATTATGTACTCGGTAAAGAACCGTTTACGCTGACGCGCGCGCAAGCCTACATCGGCACGCTGATTGACGACTTGGTGACGAAGGGTACGAATGAACCGTATCGCATGATGACGAGCCGCAGTGAATATCGTCTGTTATTGCGACAAGACAATGCGGATTTGCGTTTAACGCCGCTCGGGCGTACACTCGGTTTAGTAAGTGACGAGCGTTGGGCGCGGTATGAAGCGAAACGCGCCGCAGTGGAAGAAGGGCATCGAAAGTTGAGCGAAACGATGCTTACACCGACAGCGGAAACGAATGCCTATCTCACGAGTTTGGGAAGCGCCGCGCTGAAAACCGGCACGACCGCCGCGCAATTATTGCGGCGACCGGAGATTTCGTACAGGGATATCGCGCATTTACTCGGGTGGGACGATCCGGGCATTGATGTACGGGAAGAGCTGTCTGTTTCGACCAAGTACGAAGGTTATATTACAAAACAGCAGGAACGCATTCGCCGCCAACAGAAAATGGAAACAACGCAACTCGCGGACGATTTGCCGTACGATACGTTGCGCGGCATTTCGATCGAAGCGCGGCAAAAGTTGCAGCAGATCAAGCCGGCCACATTAGGTCAGGCTTCGCGTGTTTCCGGCGTTTCGCCGGCGGATATTACCGTGTTGATGATTTATTTGGAGCAACAACGGCGCCAGGGAGTCAACTATGATGCTTGA
- the rsmG gene encoding 16S rRNA (guanine(527)-N(7))-methyltransferase RsmG, giving the protein MMLETATLSSEQIAAAAKSLGIALTPEQSQAYAAYYTAVIEQNRVMNLTSITEPQEFLAKHYIDSWLGYDPAYFPARSRALDLGTGGGFPGIPLAILTPDVEWTLLDSVGKKLRFVADAAQTIDLVNVQILHERAEFAGQAKEYREQFAVVTSRAVADLRVLCEWALPFVARGGYFLAWKGPKGAEEASAAQRAIRELGGTLCEVRKLQRGEWFDERVLCIIQKVQATPKRFPRAPGKAAKQPL; this is encoded by the coding sequence ATGATGCTTGAAACGGCAACGCTCAGCTCGGAACAAATAGCAGCGGCGGCAAAGTCGCTGGGAATCGCCTTGACGCCGGAACAAAGTCAGGCATATGCGGCGTATTATACGGCGGTAATCGAGCAAAATCGTGTGATGAACTTGACTTCTATCACCGAACCGCAGGAATTTTTGGCGAAGCATTATATTGATTCGTGGCTGGGCTATGATCCCGCGTATTTTCCGGCGCGCTCACGCGCGCTTGACCTCGGTACGGGCGGCGGCTTTCCGGGCATCCCGCTGGCGATTCTTACGCCGGATGTCGAGTGGACGCTGCTTGATTCCGTCGGCAAGAAGCTGCGCTTTGTCGCTGACGCCGCGCAAACAATCGACCTTGTGAATGTGCAGATTCTCCATGAGCGCGCCGAATTTGCCGGGCAGGCGAAAGAATATCGCGAACAGTTTGCGGTGGTGACGTCGCGGGCCGTCGCCGATTTGCGCGTGCTCTGCGAATGGGCGTTGCCTTTTGTCGCCCGAGGCGGCTATTTTTTGGCCTGGAAAGGGCCGAAGGGCGCGGAGGAAGCGAGCGCTGCGCAACGTGCCATTCGGGAGCTTGGCGGTACGTTGTGCGAAGTGCGCAAACTGCAGCGTGGCGAATGGTTTGATGAGCGCGTGCTCTGCATTATTCAAAAAGTACAGGCAACGCCGAAACGTTTTCCGCGCGCGCCGGGCAAAGCAGCGAAGCAACCTTTATAA
- the mnmE gene encoding tRNA uridine-5-carboxymethylaminomethyl(34) synthesis GTPase MnmE: MYNEDTIAAIATPFGTGGIGIIRISGPEALALAARVFRPYTPLDWSQARGFRAHYGHIVADGQTMDEGILLVMRAPRSYTGEDVVELQLHGGMLVLQRSLQLCLQAGARLAERGEFTERAFLNGRIDLTQAEAVDDIITAKSEVGLGVAVGQLTGKLSRWVEATGAAVTELVASLEAVIDYPEEDLAELTPAEIDTKLTAIIIELEAMIARAAAGKVWKEGLKTVIAGLPNAGKSSLLNQLLAEERAIVTDIPGTTRDTITESALIHGIPLVLVDTAGIREASDQIEQMGIARTHRELAQADLILAVLDASQPLTAETRAWLATLQNKAAILLLNKTDLPLRADLAEVKALTGAIPQVAIAARTGTGMDELGNALATYVEQHRLQAGADSVLLTNVRQEDLARRALASLRSAQQGLHEGLMEDLITEDLRAAWDALGAIVGRNPEASITDEIFRRFCVGK, from the coding sequence ATGTATAACGAAGATACCATTGCCGCGATCGCAACGCCGTTCGGCACGGGCGGAATCGGTATTATCCGGATCAGCGGGCCGGAGGCGCTGGCGCTCGCCGCGCGCGTTTTTCGGCCGTACACGCCGCTCGACTGGAGTCAGGCGCGCGGTTTTCGGGCGCATTACGGTCATATCGTAGCGGACGGACAAACGATGGACGAAGGCATTTTGCTCGTCATGCGCGCGCCGCGTTCGTATACGGGTGAAGATGTCGTGGAGTTGCAACTGCACGGCGGGATGTTGGTGTTGCAGCGCAGCTTGCAGCTTTGTCTCCAAGCGGGCGCGCGCTTGGCGGAACGCGGTGAATTTACCGAACGCGCCTTTTTGAACGGGCGTATTGATTTGACGCAGGCGGAAGCGGTGGATGATATTATTACCGCGAAGAGCGAAGTCGGCTTAGGCGTGGCGGTCGGCCAACTGACGGGGAAGCTTTCCCGCTGGGTGGAAGCGACCGGCGCGGCGGTGACCGAACTCGTGGCTTCGTTGGAAGCGGTCATTGATTATCCTGAAGAGGATTTGGCGGAACTGACGCCGGCAGAAATTGATACGAAGCTGACCGCGATCATCATCGAATTGGAAGCGATGATCGCCCGCGCGGCGGCGGGAAAAGTTTGGAAAGAGGGCTTAAAAACCGTTATCGCGGGTTTACCCAATGCGGGCAAATCAAGCCTTTTGAATCAATTGCTGGCGGAAGAGCGCGCGATTGTGACGGATATTCCCGGCACGACACGCGACACGATTACGGAATCGGCACTGATTCACGGCATTCCGCTGGTGCTTGTGGACACGGCGGGCATTCGTGAAGCGAGCGACCAAATTGAACAAATGGGAATTGCGCGTACGCACCGCGAACTCGCGCAGGCGGATTTGATTCTCGCCGTGCTGGATGCATCGCAGCCGCTGACGGCGGAAACGCGCGCATGGCTTGCGACCTTGCAAAACAAAGCGGCGATTTTACTTTTAAATAAAACGGATTTGCCTTTGCGGGCGGATCTTGCCGAGGTGAAGGCGCTCACCGGCGCTATCCCGCAGGTAGCGATCGCGGCGCGTACGGGCACCGGTATGGACGAGCTCGGCAACGCGTTGGCGACCTATGTCGAGCAACACCGGCTGCAAGCCGGCGCGGACAGTGTCCTTTTGACGAACGTGCGCCAGGAGGATTTAGCGCGTCGGGCGCTCGCTTCCTTGCGTTCCGCGCAGCAGGGTCTGCATGAAGGTTTGATGGAAGATTTGATTACGGAAGATTTACGGGCGGCCTGGGACGCGTTGGGCGCGATCGTCGGGCGGAACCCGGAGGCAAGTATTACCGATGAAATTTTCCGACGTTTTTGCGTCGGCAAGTAA
- the rpmH gene encoding 50S ribosomal protein L34, with protein sequence MKRTYQPNVLWRKRTHGFRERMKTKGGRMVLKRRRLKGRKKLSA encoded by the coding sequence ATGAAACGGACGTATCAACCGAATGTGCTTTGGCGCAAACGTACCCACGGTTTTCGGGAACGTATGAAAACTAAAGGCGGCCGCATGGTCTTGAAAAGAAGAAGATTGAAAGGCAGAAAAAAATTATCCGCCTAA
- the rnpA gene encoding ribonuclease P protein component — translation MHELKKADRITQGYEYRRVYQHGRAVIANRLVLYVLPRQGEPTRVGFVTGKKVGNAVARNRARRLLREAYRLHRPQLKPGYHLVLVGRKRLAQASYAEAERDLLYVLRRAKLLQC, via the coding sequence ATGCACGAATTGAAAAAAGCAGATCGAATTACGCAGGGCTATGAGTACCGGCGTGTCTATCAGCACGGTCGTGCCGTGATTGCCAATCGTCTGGTACTGTATGTGCTGCCGCGACAGGGCGAACCCACACGGGTCGGCTTTGTCACCGGCAAAAAGGTAGGCAATGCGGTCGCCCGAAACCGTGCGCGCCGTTTGCTTCGTGAAGCGTATCGCCTGCATCGGCCGCAGCTGAAGCCGGGTTATCACTTGGTTTTGGTGGGACGCAAGCGGTTGGCGCAAGCGTCATACGCGGAAGCGGAGCGGGATTTATTATATGTGCTCAGAAGGGCGAAACTTTTGCAATGTTGA
- the dnaA gene encoding chromosomal replication initiator protein DnaA translates to MTDIFDFWETVLARLGERISPEMLNWLMSHVLPLTLTEDTLTAQVSKPFLKIWLEQNLLSDLQATVNEVAARPLTLQITLPQATDVPTSPLPSTNSTETSTLPEPPVPIFTRPTPSVEQTTLPIAASTAATQDTQVAAVSENERNFGKRSIPIDPSCTFDNFIVSNSNTLARSAAFAVAQQPAQYQNPLFIYGPSGLGKTHLMHAICNYVRAHTPEKKFLFLTSEDFTNDFISALTQKGVEHNRAFREKYRSVDYLLIDDVQFFGKKDGTQLEFFHTFNELLNSKKQIVMTCDRLPENMEKVEQRLISRFRMGLVVEIQPPDFEIRSAYLQKKAAAADISIPTEVVSFLAENFTEDFRELGGVFNRIATLQSLSPEPITVEWAQQQLADILPAERRIILNPDVIINEVASFYKIRRDKLVGKTRPKNIVFPRQIAMFLCREMLDLSFKEIAAAFNKNDHTTVMHAYDKIYKELQTNIKLQEDMQQIRQFLTGG, encoded by the coding sequence ATGACCGATATTTTTGATTTTTGGGAAACCGTACTTGCCCGGCTCGGCGAACGGATTTCCCCGGAGATGCTGAACTGGCTCATGTCGCATGTCTTGCCTCTGACATTAACGGAAGACACATTGACGGCACAGGTGAGTAAACCGTTTTTAAAAATTTGGCTGGAACAAAATCTCTTGAGCGATTTGCAGGCGACTGTCAACGAAGTGGCGGCGCGGCCGCTCACATTGCAAATCACCTTGCCCCAAGCGACGGACGTACCGACATCGCCGTTGCCGTCGACAAATTCCACGGAAACTTCTACATTGCCCGAACCTCCGGTGCCGATTTTCACCCGACCGACACCGTCCGTCGAGCAGACCACTTTACCGATCGCTGCTTCGACCGCTGCCACACAAGACACACAAGTAGCCGCCGTGTCGGAAAATGAACGTAACTTCGGCAAGCGTTCGATTCCCATCGATCCCTCTTGCACCTTTGACAATTTCATCGTTTCCAATTCCAATACCTTGGCGCGCAGCGCGGCATTCGCCGTCGCGCAACAGCCGGCGCAGTACCAAAACCCGTTGTTCATCTACGGTCCCTCGGGCCTCGGCAAGACGCACTTAATGCACGCCATTTGCAACTATGTCCGCGCCCACACGCCGGAAAAGAAATTTTTATTTCTCACAAGCGAAGATTTTACCAATGATTTTATTTCCGCGCTGACGCAAAAAGGCGTGGAACATAACCGCGCCTTCCGGGAAAAATACCGTTCCGTTGATTATCTGCTCATTGATGACGTGCAATTTTTCGGCAAAAAAGACGGCACGCAGTTGGAATTTTTTCATACGTTCAACGAACTGCTGAACAGCAAGAAACAAATCGTCATGACCTGCGACCGGCTGCCGGAAAATATGGAAAAAGTCGAGCAGCGACTGATCTCGCGTTTCCGCATGGGTCTGGTCGTCGAAATTCAACCGCCGGACTTTGAAATCCGCAGCGCCTATTTACAGAAAAAAGCGGCCGCGGCGGACATTTCGATTCCGACCGAAGTCGTATCCTTTCTCGCGGAAAATTTTACCGAAGACTTTCGGGAACTGGGGGGCGTGTTTAATCGCATCGCCACATTACAGTCACTGTCGCCGGAGCCGATTACCGTCGAGTGGGCCCAGCAGCAGCTGGCCGATATCCTGCCCGCGGAACGACGCATTATTTTAAATCCGGATGTCATCATCAACGAAGTCGCGAGCTTTTATAAAATTCGCCGCGATAAACTGGTCGGCAAAACACGTCCGAAAAATATCGTTTTCCCGCGGCAAATTGCCATGTTTCTCTGCCGTGAAATGTTGGATTTATCCTTCAAAGAAATCGCGGCGGCGTTCAACAAAAATGATCACACAACCGTCATGCACGCCTATGACAAAATTTATAAAGAACTGCAGACCAATATCAAACTGCAGGAAGATATGCAACAGATCCGGCAATTTCTGACCGGCGGATAA